One genomic segment of Chelonia mydas isolate rCheMyd1 chromosome 1, rCheMyd1.pri.v2, whole genome shotgun sequence includes these proteins:
- the LOC122462373 gene encoding uncharacterized protein LOC122462373: MNRQFVEDRAVAIDPLPFIWNVKGPGPHYCLDMKMSRLKRLAFAFEFGSVNPRQSFPVTEFPERIVKLDISLNELEELQPEALFPFENLFDLDASLNALGIIRGVEVLPNLVVLNLSHNALSDLRSLETCIHLSVLNVSHNQVRALGDMPRLSHLTRLHLGSNKVFSTLHRWQGTVMCSWAEEMGYVLRVILGILYLSWNFSQDTGFNTSFFEKNDVGASTTTSCQE, encoded by the exons ATGAACCGGCAGTTTGTTGAGGATCGGGCCGTGGCGATCGACCCGCTCCCTTTCATCTGGAATGTGAAAGGACCTGGGCCTCACTACTGTCTTGATATGAAGATGTCCCGGCTCAAACGACTGGCCTTTGCCTTTGAATTTGGATCAGTGAACCCCAG acaaTCGTTCCCAGTGACTGAGTTTCCTGAAAG GATCGTTAAACTTGACATCTCTTTAAATGAGCTGGAAGAACTGCAGCCTGAAGCACTTTTCCCTTTTGAGAATCTCTTTGACTTGGATGCATCCCTCAATGCGTTAGGCAT CATCAGAGGGGTTGAAGTTCTTCCCAACCTCGTCGTATTAAACCTCAGTCATAATGCACTCAGTGACCTGAGAAGTTTAGAAACCTGCATCCACCTGTCTGTGCTGAATGTGTCTCACAATCAAGTGAGAGCCCTGGGGGACATGCCACGCCTGAGCCACCTAACGCGGCTTCACTTGGGTTCCAACAAGGTATTTTCCACGCTGCACCGGTGGCAGGGCACCGTGATGTGCTCATGGGCAGAAGAGATGGGTTACGTACTCAGGGTAATCCTAGGGATCctctacctgagctggaatttTAGTCAAGACACTGGGTTTAACACCTCTTTTTTTGAAAAGAATGACGTGGGAGCTTCAACAACCACAAGTTGTCAGGAATAG